The DNA segment caaaaaaagaatactaaaatacataaataaaattgttgtaaaACAATTATGAACCTTAATAGTGGTTCAAAGTAAAttaaagattttaaataaatttgtgttattaatttatttactcgatcacccgcccgtagggcgggtttaCCCTAGTTCTAAGTAATGAAATTTCCTAATTGGATTGCAACCTCGTCAAGTTtccttatttattttacttttttttgtcaagcaTAAGATTTTTAAGTAAAGATACGAAAGGTTAACTTGCATACAGACAACTCCAAGTTTTGGAGGAAGAAATCAACTGATGAGGATGCAGCGAATTGGAGACCCTTCTGCTCCAACAAGTCTTAGAGGCAAGCAATGAACAGAGTAGACTCCTGCCTTCACATCATCCAGCTTCAATCCCTCCACAAGTATAGTCTCCTGTcaaagttttatttatatataacccTCATTATCAATATCTTTATTGTTATTCAGGATTCATCTACTTAAACTTAGGATAACGCTTTTACTTACCCGGCCTTTTAGGAAAGCTAGGTGTGACGGAATCAGATCATCATATGCAGCTACTGATAGATAATCAACCCCTACATTTTAACAATAGATACACCAAACTCAGCTTAGAGAATCGCTTCCCCAAAACACAACCAACCAGCTTATATGTCAAAAACGTGGATAATGTGATTATTACCGACAAGTTTGATGTCAGTGTTGTCTACCAACCATTGTGCGCCGTCCTTCATAAATCCGACATAGCTTGTATCAAACTCTTTCTTGAACATCAGACGcctgtaatatttttttttaattattacaaaactCAATCAGAAACAAGAGTATATATTAGATTATTCCGAAACAGAGTTTCAAGTTGGAAGACAAAGTTGACAATTTTGACATCTGATGAGGATCTCTAATTACCTGTCAGTGTTCAGTGTTCTGAAAAGCACACGACGAACTCCTCTTGGTATGTTAAGAGACTTCATCACTTCGGCTACACAATCATCACTGTcttaaaatcactatttttttaaaaataatatatataaagacaAGTTCAGTTACCAGTTATGTTCTTGTTCCTCGGAACATCAACCAACAACGCAGGACCTACAAACGAAACATCAAACTCAAGCGATCAAATCAAAAAAGGTAAGACCTTTGGAATGAACCAGAGTCAATTACCGTTAAGGACTTGGAGATCAAGCGAGTCTACATCGAACCCAGCATCGTAATACTCATCGTACACGTGTCCAGGCGAATCCACGTGGGTCCCGGTGTGAGTCGGGATCTTCATCTCGGAGTTGTTAGCGAGCGACCCGTTCTTCATGCTCGCGGCTAGCCATAGAAACCGTCCGATTCCTTCCGTTGAGTCCCACGCCGGCATCTCCGGCGTGTAGCGGTGGCTGATGTCGAAGATTTTTCCTTCGCCGTAGACCTCACGGCGGATGGGTTTGAGTTCATCGGAGAAACCTCCGTCGATCGGAGCGGTTCCGGGAATGGTGGGGTAAGCATCGGAGATTGCGGCGGagatgagaagagaagagagggaGAGGAgtgtgaggaggaggaggaggggaaGTGGAGGAACTGTCATTGTTAGTTTGCTCTCTCCCCATTTCGATCatcacgaagaagaagaagataccgAACTTTCACCATTTTGGGccttttctttattttgttaatgGGCCTGAAATCAATTATAGGCCCATACTATCAAgactgtttttttcttctaaataaaCCACCACGCCTTAACTATGATTTGAATTTGCAGAAAAGCCTCTGTTAATATTATACGAACAACTGAAGAAGAGCCTTTCCATGTCGTTTTTCATTACGTCATTTATCTCAAGAATAGCCAAGGCTTAAGAGGATTTTTTTTGCATCTAGGTGTCATGTTACATGACATGAATCATAGAAGCACCttgaaatatatgaattattctGAAAATGTATTATTATGATAAAAGTGAAGAAACAGTAGAAAATAATACAACCAAAAACATTCACTTGAAGATATGAACAAGAGTAAAGAGACTATATATTCAGGTATTGAGCATTTTTGGATGATAAACATAATAGGGATACATAAAGACACTCTAGAAGTCTAAAGAGCAATCTCAGTAGGAATGCTTGTGTTAGGACAGAACACAACTTGTTGTTGTGGATGTTGCACTTTCTTCTCAACCTCCCACTTTGATTTTGCTATGACTCCATCAATCACATGCTCATATGcctgagtaaaaaaaaaattgtcattttcctaatcaaaaagTCTTGTCTCAAGAGAAAAGCAAAGCAACATTTTGGTGGGCAGCCCCACCTCAAGTTTTTGGACAAGCTCTTTGGCATTAGGAGCAGAGACAAAGATGTGACGCTGAGATGGCTTGATAAAGCCATCATCAACGGCTTTATCAATGAAAGTGAGGAGGTAATTGTAATAACCATCTACATTTAACAAACCCACCTGCATTTTTGTCCCCCCAAAGTGGAAACACAAAAGATCAAGacttcataatattttattttggttagtgATTCAGAGAGAAATAAGTAGTAGAAAGTGAAGTGTCTTCTTTTTTACTTACAGGCTTGTCGTGGATTCCAAGTTGTGCCCATGTTATTACTTCCAATAACTCCTCCAATGTTCCATACCCacctaatattaattttataagaatagAGGAATCAGAAGTCAATTACAAATGAGTCTTGTTTTTGAATCGATAACATTATACTTAGTTATTTTGTACCTGGTAGTGCAATGAAACAATCGGAGTGGCTTGCCATTTCGGCTTTCCGTTGATGCATATCAGCCACAGCTCTTACCTCACCAAATGTTTCTCCGGTGATCTATTAACAAAATCACATTTCAGAGACATTCTCATGACCACTAAGTATTCattcaagcaaaaaaaaaagtagtctAAGCCCACCTCTTTGTCCATAAGAGTTCTTGGTATGATCCTAACCCACAAAAGAAAAGCAAGATGGAAGCAAATCACACAACAATGTTAGATCATTAAGTGGTGAGTTTGCACAAAGCTAAAATGAAGAAATAATTGATTTAAGTAACATACCCTAGTACATGTCCTCCAGCTTCATGAACAGCTTGTGAGACCAGACCCATGAGACCAATGCTTCCTCCTCCATACACGAGATTCAGTTTCCTCTCAACCTGTTCCACAGAACAGAGAAGAAAAAATCATGGCCCATTACAAGGTTTCAAGACTCTCATTTAGGCAACAAACACAACAGAACCAGCTCTTGAGCTAGATCAATGGCAGCATCTCTGTAACAGTCTTTGTTTCCGCTGCTGCTTCCACAGAACACACAAACCCTCTTGAATCTCGACTTCACTGTTTCTATTCTCTTATCCATAGCagtttgcattgtttttttttatttctcttgAGGTTTTTTTATTTGAAGAAAATAATTTCCTCTCAGAAGAACGTGGAGTTCAAGCTAACTCACTGTTGTTTCACTTTGTGATGCAACTTAGACAGTGAGACAAGAAATTATATAGacacagtttaaaaaaaaaatagacacaACAAAGCAATAAAGACAATATTGTACCATATATCCATCCAGTTACATTCAAGCAACAAGCTTTCTGCCTTTTCTTTTTATGGTTTGAAGAGTGGTTgcttttatagttttaaaagaTAAGTTAATATTCTAgttgtgttccaaaaaaaataagCTAAGTTGATAAAATTACATTATTTAGCAAACAACATTAACACTCTTGGAAGGAAGCATAAACAAATGTGACAAACCAATTACGACTCTTTAATTCTAATCATCAAAATAGAGGAatgatttttcatttattttggaaTTCTTAGAAAACATTGATTTCAATCGTTCCTCGAATCATTTTCGAATTTGGTGTGATGATGTCACAGACTCACAGTACATTTGTGTTAGGTCTAGTAACCGTTTGTTCTCCACTTTTCAACATTCAATGTTTCGTCCTTGGCTCAACGTGTCGAGTTCGGGTTGATCCACACTAATGTGGCTAAATTTCATGGGTCCAGCGTCATGACCCATACTCTTGTAGTATATGTGCAACAAGTAGGGTACTTCTGACACAACATTCCATTATTACTTTGTTGGGTTTACTACACATTACTTGCAGCTGTTGTAAGATTGTAACTTAACCGACACGAAGTTCGCTTTTCTGAGACCTAAACAGCACACAGTTATCTCTCGGTAAGGTCAACGCCTAATTTTGATTCGGTTAATGTCCCTTTAACTACCTTTTTCCATACTTGCATGTCACCATTATCAATAGCATCTACCGAACATTGATTGACCCTTTATCCAGTACTATGAAGATTAATTTAAGTACTAGAAGGTTTCTTTGTGATTAGATTCAAAGACAAATCCTCTATATGTACATGATTATTCACTTTTTCTATGATCAAAGTGTAATATTGATCTCCTTGATTCCCTAGAAAACTTTTTTCGATCAAGACGCTGGCTACCGTTTTCAAGAAAACTGAAACTAAAGGCTTGATCAGTCTTCCTTATAACAAAAACCTCCAAGCTTCATCACCACCATCGTCTTCAGTACTTACCCACTGCTCCTAAAACTTTATTTATATGCTCACCAATTTTCTCGTTCCTCCCCATAGCTGGGCTTCTACAAATTGGTTGACTCAAATCAGAAGCAATATAGAAACATAGAGGTAGACAGTCGATTGGCTCTGAGTTTATGTGAAGAATAACGGACTAGTCTCGCCTCTTTTTACTAATGGGCCGAGAGGTCTGTTGTATTCTCAATGTGGCAAATTACCAAAAACAGACCGTTACGTACTACACGTATGGGAGCTATAATATGTGGACGTACTATTAAACCTAAGATTTTTAAAGATGgagacataaatatatatatactttttttttttgaaaaccaaatacttatattaaaattaaagacCCAATGGGCTAAGTCGGTTACAACTGGAGAGATTCTCGACGATAAACTGATAGACTAAAACATGTCGAAAAATAGATGTGGCTAAAGAGAGAAGAGACCCATAGAGACACTTCACTTGTAGTCCTAAAGCTCGCGTTCGAAGAAACGCACATAAGTCGAAATCGACGTTGAATAGCCCAACTAATGGGTTTTGAAAGCAAGAGTTCCGGGAAACTCCGTAGAAGATAACAGCTTGGGAAagtcgtagagatgactctgtGAAAAACCGTCGATGCTTGAGACGGCATAATGTGATGGAGACGCAACGGTGACATAGAAACGAGTAAATCTGGCGTGTCCACACTCTTGCACAATAGTTTTTGCGACAAGGATAGGGATGGGGGCACCATAGGGCTGGCTGACTCTGTGAAAAACCGTCAATGCTTGAGACGGCGTAGTGTGATGGAAGCGCAACGATAACGTAACAACATGAAGAACTGGCGAGTCCACACTCTTGCAGAGGACCGTAGAGCTGACTATGTGAAGATTTGTTTTTGGTACACTTCTCCATAGCTCGGCTCTTAAGTTAAGGAGAAAAATCTATTGGCTTTGAGTTTTCAATTTTGGTTTCGTGTTGTAACTGAAAGcgagtatatatatatcaaccaGTTTTCTatataacaacacaatatacaCTTGCGACTGTGGAAACAAAAATGTAAATGAGCTTGGTTTGGGCTTGTAATAAGTATCGTTCAAGGCGTATCTTTGAATTCTTCGGAACctctttcacaaaaaaaaattattcggAAGCTGCAGTATGTATTTTGGCATTAGGGACTATATAAACATTTGTTAGGTAGTTAGTGTGATAAGATAGCGTCTAATCTGTCGAAAGTCAATTAAATACATAAGGTGTGTTGTTGCTTTAAGACATTTTATGAGAA comes from the Brassica rapa cultivar Chiifu-401-42 chromosome A01, CAAS_Brap_v3.01, whole genome shotgun sequence genome and includes:
- the LOC103830928 gene encoding cytokinin riboside 5'-monophosphate phosphoribohydrolase LOG5 isoform X1 → MQTAMDKRIETVKSRFKRVCVFCGSSSGNKDCYRDAAIDLAQELVERKLNLVYGGGSIGLMGLVSQAVHEAGGHVLGIIPRTLMDKEITGETFGEVRAVADMHQRKAEMASHSDCFIALPGGYGTLEELLEVITWAQLGIHDKPVGLLNVDGYYNYLLTFIDKAVDDGFIKPSQRHIFVSAPNAKELVQKLEAYEHVIDGVIAKSKWEVEKKVQHPQQQVVFCPNTSIPTEIAL
- the LOC103830928 gene encoding cytokinin riboside 5'-monophosphate phosphoribohydrolase LOG5 isoform X2 yields the protein MVERKLNLVYGGGSIGLMGLVSQAVHEAGGHVLGIIPRTLMDKEITGETFGEVRAVADMHQRKAEMASHSDCFIALPGGYGTLEELLEVITWAQLGIHDKPVGLLNVDGYYNYLLTFIDKAVDDGFIKPSQRHIFVSAPNAKELVQKLEAYEHVIDGVIAKSKWEVEKKVQHPQQQVVFCPNTSIPTEIAL
- the LOC103830834 gene encoding cyclase-like protein 2, which translates into the protein MTVPPLPLLLLLTLLSLSSLLISAAISDAYPTIPGTAPIDGGFSDELKPIRREVYGEGKIFDISHRYTPEMPAWDSTEGIGRFLWLAASMKNGSLANNSEMKIPTHTGTHVDSPGHVYDEYYDAGFDVDSLDLQVLNGPALLVDVPRNKNITAEVMKSLNIPRGVRRVLFRTLNTDRRLMFKKEFDTSYVGFMKDGAQWLVDNTDIKLVGVDYLSVAAYDDLIPSHLAFLKGRETILVEGLKLDDVKAGVYSVHCLPLRLVGAEGSPIRCILIS